A genomic window from Lotus japonicus ecotype B-129 chromosome 1, LjGifu_v1.2 includes:
- the LOC130727835 gene encoding uncharacterized protein LOC130727835 isoform X1: MRGINRVMFAGRALTRATTAAAVGTLHQLPRVAPFGGACGSFHPLNLVDRSSPSEAHSVTGFRYHSSAAAAATSLAQDLQAKGSETGIKPKNCVLFQYEACPFCNKVKAFLDYYDVPYKVVEVNPMSKKEIKWSDYKKVPILTVDGEQMVDSSGSKPPYQSLSVILLSVNVVLNLNSLILFADIIDKLVKRIRPDYDLNADEEKKWREWVDNHLVHVLSPNIYRTVSEALESFEYITTQGNFSLSERLVAKYGGAAAMYFVSKKLKKRHNITDERAALYGAAEQWIDALKGRKFLGGLDPNLADLSVFGVLRPIRHLKSGRDMVEHTRIGKWYSEMEQAVGQSSRVTERV; this comes from the exons ATGAGAGGGATCAATCGAGTGATGTTCGCAGGCAGAGCCTTAACACgcgccaccaccgccgccgccgtcgGCACCCTTCACCAACTACCGCGAGTAGCTCCTTTTGGCGGCGCATGCGGGAGTTTTCACCCTCTGAATCTCGTTGATCGCTCGAGtccctctgaagctcacagcgtCACCGGATTCAGGTATCATAGTTCTGCTGCTGCTGCCGCTACGTCTCTAGCTCAAGACCTCCAGGCCAAGGGTTCAGAAACGGGAATCAAACCCAAAAACTGTGTTCTCTTTCAATACGAGGCTTGCCCTTTCTGTAACAAGGTTAAAG CATTTCTGGACTATTATGATGTTCCATACAAAGTAGTGGAAGTAAACCCAATGAGCAAGAAGGAGATCAAATGGTCTGACTACAAGAAGGTTCCTATTCTGACTGTTGATGGTGAACAAATGGTTGATTCTTCAGGTTCAAAGCCACCTTACCAGTCCTTATCAGTAATCTTGTTATCGGTGAATgttgttttaaatttaaactCACTCATTCTTTTTGCAGACATAATTGATAAGTTGGTCAAAAGGATACGTCCAGATTATGACCTTAATGCAGATGAAGAGAAGAAGTGGCGCGA GTGGGTGGATAATCACTTGGTGCATGTTTTGTCTCCAAACATATATCGAACTGTTTCCGAGGCTCTTGAATCGTTTGAATATATAACAACTCAAG GCAATTTCAGTTTATCTGAGAGGTTAGTGGCAAAGTATGGTGGGGCTGCAGCTATGTATTTTGTGTCAAAGAAATTGAAGAAGAGACACAATATCACTGATGAGCGTGCTGCATTGTATGGAGCTGCAGAACAGTGGATTGATGCTTTGAAGGGCCGAAAATTTCTTG GTGGATTGGATCCCAATTTAGCAGATCTCTCAGTCTTTGGTGTTCTAAGACCCATCCGCCACCTCAAGTCAGGTAGAGATATGGTAGAGCATACACGGATTGGGAAATGGTATTCTGAGATGGAACAGGCAGTAGGACAGTCTTCCAGGGTGACTGAGCGTGTGTAG
- the LOC130727839 gene encoding GDSL esterase/lipase EXL3-like: MKLFVHHCFILLLLLVCNWKITKGVVELPQGVSVPAVIVFGDSIMDTGNNNNKMGTLARCNFPPYGKDFKGGIPTGRFGNGKVPSDFVVEELGIKEFLPAYLDPNLQASDLITGVCFASGGSGYDPLTSKLVSAISLMDQIDLFKEYIGKLQVLVGEERTNFIIANSIYLVVVGSNDISNTYFLSHARQVQYDIPAYTDLMLSSALNFFKEIYQLGARRIGVFSAPPIGCVPFQRTLLGGIVRKCADKYNEASVLFNSKLSKQLASLNKSLPGSRTVYLDVYNPLLDLIVNYQNYGYKVGDRGCCGTGEVEAAVLCNSLAPPCADVSDYVFWDSFHPSESVYRKLVGPILHKYMYLFF; the protein is encoded by the exons ATGAAGTTATTTGTGCACCACTGTTTCATATTGTTACTGTTACTTGTTTGTAATTGGAAAATAACGAAGGGTGTGGTGGAACTTCCACAAGGTGTTTCAGTTCCAGCAGTGATAGTGTTTGGAGATTCGATCATGGATACaggcaacaacaacaacaagatgGGCACACTTGCGAGGTGCAATTTCCCTCCATATGGAAAAGATTTCAAGGGAGGCATACCAACTGGTCGATTTGGCAATGGAAAAGTTCCATCTGACTTTGTAG TTGAAGAATTGGGCATTAAGGAATTTCTGCCAGCATATTTAGATCCAAATCTCCAAGCTAGTGATCTCATCACTGGTGTTTGCTTTGCATCTGGAGGCTCCGGGTATGATCCTCTCACATCCAAATTAGTG TCAGCTATATCGTTGATGGATCAAATAGATTTGTTCAAAGAATACATAGGCAAGCTTCAAGTACTCGTTGGAGAGGAAAGAACAAACTTCATCATAGCAAATAGCATTTATCTTGTTGTGGTAGGCAGTAATGACATTTCCAACACATACTTTTTGAGTCACGCTAGACAAGTGCAGTATGACATTCCTGCTTACACTGACCTAATGCTCAGTTCAGCTTTGAATTTCTTTAAG GAAATATATCAACTGGGTGCAAGGAGGATAGGAGTATTCAGTGCTCCACCAATTGGGTGTGTTCCATTTCAGAGAACGCTGCTTGGAGGAATAGTGAGAAAATGTGCAGATAAATATAATGAAGCATCAGTGTTATTCAACAGCAAACTGTCCAAACAGTTGGCTTCCCTTAACAAGAGCTTGCCGGGTTCCAGGACGGTTTACCTTGATGTTTATAATCCTCTGCTTGACCTCATTGTAAACTACCAAAATTATG GTTATAAAGTTGGAGACAGAGGATGCTGTGGCACAGGAGAAGTAGAGGCCGCCGTATTATGCAACTCTTTGGCTCCACCGTGTGCTGATGTTAGTGACTACGTTTTCTGGGATAGTTTTCATCCATCGGAAAGTGTTTACAGAAAGCTCGTAGGTCCTATTCTTCATAAATATATGTACCTGTTCTTTTAG
- the LOC130727837 gene encoding protein FREE1: MQQGDYSSAPYYQFPHLQNPNPIPSSNPNPSDPLPNPYASAPPFTPNYAAPSSDYPSSYPSYPPNPDPIPPTAPPSYPPQSYNPPPYESIPSYQQPPYYPPYDQNYAPPPNPIPNSTSSLYNHGGSSLPPIPAYETPYENPVKSDYGGGGAYFDDRYGSFNRTRSDPGSDLYGKRHDGGGGDDGFGDGVYAYEGGKVEPYGARGTAPKSSTWSSFDDYGRSISVPSPKESSPASKIVKAVPKVDVQEDVRSAVQKFRVKMLAESVGQGTMDVLCQVSLDGIRMLDPNTNRILRIYSLENITRCDKFDSSTFAFWSKSPVDIEPRRIRLQSNSYTTNTLLDTVTAATIQFKEMGGSRRPVESLKANEQPADRKKGLGDWMNLIKPANEEKDHWVPDEAVSKCTACGADFGAFIRRHHCRNCGDIFCDKCTHGRIALTAEENAQPVRVCDRCMAEVTQRLSSAKEASSKPVLQSHEDLARKLQEELERNRKSSGSKSDGSGRRMKEVACPICTVHLQVQVPSSGSETIECGVCQHPFLVSSY, translated from the exons ATGCAACAAGGTGATTACAGTTCCGCTCCATATTACCAATTCCCTCATCTCCAAAACCCTAATCCCATTCCCAGTAGTAACCCTAACCCTTCCGATCCACTCCCCAATCCTTACGCTTCTGCTCCTCCTTTCACTCCCAATTACGCCGCTCCTTCCTCCGATTACCCTTCTTCCTACCCCTCTTACCCCCCAAACCCCGATCCAATTCCACCCACTGCTCCTCCTTCTTACCCTCCTCAATCATACAATCCTCCTCCCTACGAATCAATCCCATCCTACCAACAACCACCCTATTACCCCCCTTACGATCAAAACTACGCCCCTCCTCCAAACCCTATTCCCAATTCAACCTCCTCTTTGTACAACCACGGCGGATCGTCACTCCCGCCGATTCCAGCCTACGAAACCCCCTATGAGAATCCGGTGAAATCCGATTACGGCGGTGGCGGTGCTTATTTCGATGACAGGTACGGGAGTTTCAATCGGACTCGCTCTGACCCGGGATCCGATCTTTACGGGAAGCGCCAcgatggcggtggtggtgatgatggtttTGGAGATGGGGTGTATGCTTATGAAGGGGGCAAGGTGGAACCCTATGGGGCGCGGGGGACTGCTCCGAAATCGTCGACTTGGTCTTCGTTTGATGATTATGGGAGGTCGATTAGTGTTCCCTCTCCGAAGGAATCGTCTCCGGCGAGTAAGATTGTGAAAGCTGTGCCCAAGGTTGATGTTCAGGAAGATGTGAGAAGTGCGGTGCAGAAATTTCGGGTCAAGATGTTGGCTGAAAGTGTTGGTCAGGGCACTATGGATGTTCTCTGTCAG GTTAGTTTGGATGGAATTCGCATGCTGGATCCAAATACCAATCGGATATTGAGAATATATTCTCTTGAGAACATAACAAGATGTGAT AAATTCGATTCATCTACCTTTGCATTTTGGTCAAAAAGCCCTGTGGACATTGAGCCAAGGAGAATCAGATTGCAATCTAATAGTTACACCACTAACACACTTTTGGATACTGTCACTGCTGCAACCATACAG TTCAAGGAAATGGGTGGAAGCAGGAGGCCTGTTGAATCATTGAAAGCAAATGAACAGCCTGCAGACAGAAAGAAAGGCTTAGGCGATTGGATGAATCTGATTAAACCTGCCAATGAAGAGAAGGATCATTGG GTCCCAGATGAAGCAGTCTCAAAATGTACAGCATGTGGTGCTGATTTTGGGGCTTTTATTCGCAGg CATCACTGTAGGAACTGTGGTGATATTTTCTGTGACAAATGCACACATGGTAGGATTGCTCTAACTGCGGAGGAGAATGCTCAGCCAGTACGAGTTTGTGACCGTTGCATG GCAGAAGTTACTCAGAGGCTGAGTAGTGCTAAAGAGGCATCAAGTAAACCTGTTTTGCAGAGCCATGAGGATCTTGCCAGGAAACTTCAG GAGGAGCTGGAGAGAAATCGAAAATCATCAG GTTCCAAGTCTGATGGATCTGGAAGACGGATGAAGGAAGTTGCATGTCCTATCTGCACTGTCCATCTGCAG GTTCAGGTGCCTAGCTCAGGTTCGGAGACCATTGAGTGTGGAGTTTGCCAGCACCCATTTCTTGTGAGTTCCTATTGA
- the LOC130727835 gene encoding uncharacterized protein LOC130727835 isoform X2 — MRGINRVMFAGRALTRATTAAAVGTLHQLPRVAPFGGACGSFHPLNLVDRSSPSEAHSVTGFRYHSSAAAAATSLAQDLQAKGSETGIKPKNCVLFQYEACPFCNKVKAFLDYYDVPYKVVEVNPMSKKEIKWSDYKKVPILTVDGEQMVDSSDIIDKLVKRIRPDYDLNADEEKKWREWVDNHLVHVLSPNIYRTVSEALESFEYITTQGNFSLSERLVAKYGGAAAMYFVSKKLKKRHNITDERAALYGAAEQWIDALKGRKFLGGLDPNLADLSVFGVLRPIRHLKSGRDMVEHTRIGKWYSEMEQAVGQSSRVTERV; from the exons ATGAGAGGGATCAATCGAGTGATGTTCGCAGGCAGAGCCTTAACACgcgccaccaccgccgccgccgtcgGCACCCTTCACCAACTACCGCGAGTAGCTCCTTTTGGCGGCGCATGCGGGAGTTTTCACCCTCTGAATCTCGTTGATCGCTCGAGtccctctgaagctcacagcgtCACCGGATTCAGGTATCATAGTTCTGCTGCTGCTGCCGCTACGTCTCTAGCTCAAGACCTCCAGGCCAAGGGTTCAGAAACGGGAATCAAACCCAAAAACTGTGTTCTCTTTCAATACGAGGCTTGCCCTTTCTGTAACAAGGTTAAAG CATTTCTGGACTATTATGATGTTCCATACAAAGTAGTGGAAGTAAACCCAATGAGCAAGAAGGAGATCAAATGGTCTGACTACAAGAAGGTTCCTATTCTGACTGTTGATGGTGAACAAATGGTTGATTCTTCAG ACATAATTGATAAGTTGGTCAAAAGGATACGTCCAGATTATGACCTTAATGCAGATGAAGAGAAGAAGTGGCGCGA GTGGGTGGATAATCACTTGGTGCATGTTTTGTCTCCAAACATATATCGAACTGTTTCCGAGGCTCTTGAATCGTTTGAATATATAACAACTCAAG GCAATTTCAGTTTATCTGAGAGGTTAGTGGCAAAGTATGGTGGGGCTGCAGCTATGTATTTTGTGTCAAAGAAATTGAAGAAGAGACACAATATCACTGATGAGCGTGCTGCATTGTATGGAGCTGCAGAACAGTGGATTGATGCTTTGAAGGGCCGAAAATTTCTTG GTGGATTGGATCCCAATTTAGCAGATCTCTCAGTCTTTGGTGTTCTAAGACCCATCCGCCACCTCAAGTCAGGTAGAGATATGGTAGAGCATACACGGATTGGGAAATGGTATTCTGAGATGGAACAGGCAGTAGGACAGTCTTCCAGGGTGACTGAGCGTGTGTAG